The following coding sequences lie in one Cloeon dipterum chromosome 1, ieCloDipt1.1, whole genome shotgun sequence genomic window:
- the LOC135948198 gene encoding uncharacterized protein LOC135948198, producing the protein MQSLVAFSLLVVAALADPQVTPFGYGYTAGVYPGVYGAYPYAGGYVAGSSPFVAKSVYYPTVAVPSQDTSRGLPQPVEDTAEVKAAKANFAAEYYRTAARAAVASPVVTYPYAGAAYVSSPVVGTPVVAVESRRHKREVQTPASTTPLVYARAAPAVVAPYTAAAYPYTASYAAPYAAAPYVYGGAYYNTAAYSYPYAGAAAPVTYAY; encoded by the exons ATGCAGTCCCTG GTCGCCTTCTCCCTCCTCGTCGTCGCCGCCCTGGCTGACCCCCAGGTTACCCCCTTCGGGTATGGTTACACCGCTGGAGTGTACCCGGGTGTGTATGGAGCTTACCCCTATGCGGGTGGCTATGTTGCTGGCAGCAGCCCCTTCGTTGCTAAGAGCGTCTACTACCCAACCGTCGCTGTCCCCTCCCAGGACACCTCTCGTGGTCTTCCTCAGCCCGTTGAAGACACCGCTGAG GTCAAGGCTGCCAAGGCTAACTTTGCCGCCGAGTACTACCGTACCGCCGCCCGTGCTGCTGTCGCTTCCCCTGTGGTGACCTACCCCTACGCCGGAGCCGCCTACGTGAGCTCCCCCGTTGTGGGCACCCCTGTGGTCGCTGTCGAGAGCCGCCGTCACAAGCGTGAAGTGCAGACCCCTGCCTCCACCACCCCTCTGGTCTACGCTCGTGCCGCTCCCGCTGTTGTTGCCCCCTACACCGCTGCCGCCTACCCCTACACCGCCTCCTACGCCGCCCCCTACGCTGCCGCTCCCTACGTCTACGGAGGAGCCTACTACAACACCGCCGCCTACAGCTATCCCTACGCTGGTGCCGCCGCTCCCGTGACCTATGCCTACTAA